A stretch of DNA from Sphingomonas sp. SORGH_AS_0879:
GCGTATCGGTTGAAGGGGATCGGTTGGTTCGGGAGCTGCGTCGCGGTCGTCCTGGGCTTTTACCTGGTGTCCTTGCAGGTGGCGGCCGAGCGCAAGAAGCTCGACGACGTCAATGCGCGCATCCGCACCGCCGAGCGCGACATCCGCGCGCTGGAGACCGAGTTCGACACTCGCGCCAATCTGGTCCAGCTGGAAAAGTGGAACGGCGACACGCTGGCGCTGACCGCGCCGGTTGCGGGGCAGTTCGTCGGTGACGAGGCCCAGCTCGCCTCGCTGGACGTGACGCGCGGGCCCGCCGCCGGTGCCGTCCAGACCGCCGCGCTGCTCGTTCCCGCCCAGTCGGTTCCGGTCACCCAGCCGGTCGTGACCACGGCCGCTCCCGCCCAGCTTGCCCCCGCCCAGCTTGCCCCCGCCAAGCCCGTCGCGCCCGCCTCCGTCGTGCGTCTGGCCAAGGTCGAACTGCCCCAGCCGCAGGTGGTGAAGGCCGTAGCCGAGCGGATCGTCGCGCCCAAGGCCGCCAAGACCGCCCCGATTGCCACCGTCCGCACCGCCGCCGCCGTCGCCAAGGTGCGTCCGCAGGCCGTGGCGATGCTCGACCGCCAGCTTCTGTCCGACACGACGCTGGGCGACATCCTGAAGGGGGCCAAGACCGAATCGCGGCGGCGGCATTGAGCGTACTCGTCGCCCGTCCCGCCGGAACCCAACGTACCGCCGGCCAGCGCCACGCGCTGGTCGCGACGACGCATATGCGGCTGATGATGCTGATGATGCTGTTCGGCGCGGCGGTGTTCGTCGTGATCGGGCGTCTGGTGATGCTGGCGATCTTCGCCGGACCCGCCGATGCGGCGGCGCGCACCGCGACGCTGGCCGCGCGGGGCGATATCGTCGACCGCAATGGTGCGCCGCTGGCCCGCACGATCGACAGTTGGACCATCGCGGTCCATCCGAAGAAGCTGATCGGCGATCCGATGGAGATCGCCGCGCGGCTGGCCGCGCTGATGCCCGATCGCGGGGATCAGGCTTGGTTCTACAACCAACTGACCCGCAAGGCGAATTTCGTCTATCTGCAACGCCGCGCCAGCCCCGCGCTGGTCGAGCAGGTCAACGCCATCGGTGAGCCCGGCCTGGTCTTCGATCGCGAGACGCAGCGCCTCTATCCGCAATCCAACCTGGCCGCGCATGCGCTGGGGTTCCTGTCCACCGACGGCCACGGGATGAGCGGGATGGAGCGGGTGCTCGACGAGCGGCTGCTGAACCCCGCCGAGACAGGCAAGCCGGTCGCGCTGTCGCTCGACACGCGGGTGCAGGCGGCGCTGGAGAGCGAACTAGGCCGTGCGATGAACACCTTCTCGGCGCGCGGCGGCGGCGGCATCGTGCTGGACGTGAACACCGGTGAGGTGATCGCGATGGTCTCGCTCCCCACCTTCAACCCCAATCGCGTGGGCATGGCGGGCACCGAGGAACTGCGCAACATCACGACGCAGAGCGTGTTCGAACTGGGTTCGACCTTCAAGCCGATCACCATGGCGACCGCGATGGAGAATGGCGTCGTCACCTCGATGCAGCGGCGCTTCGACGCGACCCATCCGCTCAAGGTCGGCGGCTATACGATCCATGACGAACAAGGCGATCCGAAGCGCTGGCTGAACATGGCCGAGACGCTGATCTACTCCTCCAACATCGCCACCGCGCGTGTCGCCGACGAGATCGGGCCGCAGCGTATGCAGGCGATGTTCAAGAAGCTGGGCTTCGACACCAAGCCCGATATCGAATTGCGCGAAAAGGGCCGTCCGCTGCTGCCCACCTATTGGGCGCGGACCACGACGATGACGACCGCTTATGGGCATGGCATCGCGGTGACGCCGCTGCACCTCGCATCGGCCTATGCCGCGCTGGTCAATGGCGGCATCTGGCGGCCCGCGACCCTGTTGAAGGTCGCGCCCGGTCATGCGCCGGAGGGGCGGCGCGTGCTGAGCGAGGCGACGAGTGCACGGATGCGCCAGATGCTGCGTCTGGTCGTGATGCGCGGTACGGGCCGCAAGGGCGATGCACCGGGCTATCGCGTCGGCGGCAAGACTGGTACGGCCGAAGCGGCAGTGGCGGGGGGCTATGATCGCTCGCGCAACGTGGCGACCTTCGCGGCGGCCTTTCCGATGGATGCGCCGCGCTATGTCGTGCTGGCGATGCTCGACTCGCCGAAGGGGACGAAGGAGACGTTCGGGTGGAAGACCGCAGCCTGGAACGCCGCCCCCGTGGTCGGGCGAACGATCACGCGG
This window harbors:
- a CDS encoding penicillin-binding protein 2, with translation MSVLVARPAGTQRTAGQRHALVATTHMRLMMLMMLFGAAVFVVIGRLVMLAIFAGPADAAARTATLAARGDIVDRNGAPLARTIDSWTIAVHPKKLIGDPMEIAARLAALMPDRGDQAWFYNQLTRKANFVYLQRRASPALVEQVNAIGEPGLVFDRETQRLYPQSNLAAHALGFLSTDGHGMSGMERVLDERLLNPAETGKPVALSLDTRVQAALESELGRAMNTFSARGGGGIVLDVNTGEVIAMVSLPTFNPNRVGMAGTEELRNITTQSVFELGSTFKPITMATAMENGVVTSMQRRFDATHPLKVGGYTIHDEQGDPKRWLNMAETLIYSSNIATARVADEIGPQRMQAMFKKLGFDTKPDIELREKGRPLLPTYWARTTTMTTAYGHGIAVTPLHLASAYAALVNGGIWRPATLLKVAPGHAPEGRRVLSEATSARMRQMLRLVVMRGTGRKGDAPGYRVGGKTGTAEAAVAGGYDRSRNVATFAAAFPMDAPRYVVLAMLDSPKGTKETFGWKTAAWNAAPVVGRTITRVGAMLGVVPDANKDVDVSDILPTLWQDPKAPPVDGR